A section of the Parasteatoda tepidariorum isolate YZ-2023 chromosome 6, CAS_Ptep_4.0, whole genome shotgun sequence genome encodes:
- the LOC139425855 gene encoding allatotropins-like: protein MSRLTLVLFCVLVTLCSCAPRQKRGFRNAALSTARGFGKRIPPHTSEGLEDLSSDLRSMSSSLLAEQIARNPGFAQLLMEKVIDRNSKSLTDF, encoded by the exons ATGAGCCGTCTCACACTGGTTCTGTTTTGTGTCCTGGTGACTTTGTGCAGTTGCGCCCCTCGACAGAAAAGAGGATTCCGCAACGCCGCCCTTTCTACCGCCCGAGGATTCGGAAAGAGGATTCCTCCCCACACCTCTGAAGGACTCGAAGATCTCTCCTCCGACCTCAG ATCTATGTCATCTAGTTTGTTGGCTGAACAGATTGCAAGGAATCCTGGTTTTGCGCAACTTTTAATGGAGAAAGTCATAGACAGAAACAGTAAGAGTTTGACTGATTTTTAA
- the LOC122271367 gene encoding allatotropins-like isoform X1, with protein MSRLTLVLFCVLVTLCSCAPRQKRGFRNAALSTARGFGKRIPPHTSEGLEDLSSDLRSMSSSLLAEQIARNPGFAQLLMEKVIDRNNEGLIHPDEIFQS; from the exons ATGAGCCGTCTCACACTGGTTCTGTTTTGTGTCCTGGTGACTTTGTGCAGTTGCGCCCCTCGACAGAAAAGAGGATTCCGCAACGCCGCCCTTTCTACCGCCCGAGGATTCGGAAAGAGGATTCCTCCCCACACCTCTGAAGGGCTCGAAGATCTCTCCTCCGACCTCAG ATCTATGTCATCTAGTTTGTTGGCTGAACAGATTGCAAGGAATCCTGGTTTTGCGCAACTTTTAATGGAGAAAGTCATAGACAGAAACA atgAAGGGCTGATTCATCCCGATGAAATATTCCAGTCTTAG
- the LOC122271367 gene encoding allatotropins-like isoform X2 → MSRLTLVLFCVLVTLCSCAPRQKRGFRNAALSTARGFGKRIPPHTSEGLEDLSSDLRSMSSSLLAEQIARNPGFAQLLMEKVIDRNKSFGERI, encoded by the exons ATGAGCCGTCTCACACTGGTTCTGTTTTGTGTCCTGGTGACTTTGTGCAGTTGCGCCCCTCGACAGAAAAGAGGATTCCGCAACGCCGCCCTTTCTACCGCCCGAGGATTCGGAAAGAGGATTCCTCCCCACACCTCTGAAGGGCTCGAAGATCTCTCCTCCGACCTCAG ATCTATGTCATCTAGTTTGTTGGCTGAACAGATTGCAAGGAATCCTGGTTTTGCGCAACTTTTAATGGAGAAAGTCATAGACAGAAACA aatcATTTGGAGAGAGAATTTAA